AATAAACAAAACTGGTATTTTTAAATTTGGCACTTTCACGATAGAGTCAAACCGCTGTTTTAGAATTAAATTGACTGGAAGCATCCAAAAATTGTTCCGATGTGCGATCATCTTGCGAATGGAGGTAAAAGAGCCTTCTACAATCAAGCCTGCAGCTTCTGGGTGCTTGACAGCTAGATCGATCGCTACAGCACCCCCTAAGGAATGTCCGTACAGAAAAATTTTGTTGGGTGAAATTTTGCGCTGGCTGACTAAATACTCCCAAGCTGTCGCTGCATCTTGATAAATCTGTACCTCACTGGGAAAGCTCCCTTCGCTGCGACCGTAACCGCGATAATCAAATAGGAATACTGAAAACCCCAGTTGATGAAACTGATGTGCTCGAAAGACGTTTGCTCCAATGTTGAGACTATTGCCATGGAAATATAGCAGCACTTTGTCATCAGGTTGGCTAGAAGGTAGCCACCAACCGTGGATGCGTTGCACTTTGCTAGATGAATCCCTGACAGGTAACCAGACTTCTTCATAATTGAGATTGAAAACCTCTGGTGTTGTTTCAATAATGGAAGAGGGAAAAAAGATAAACCGAGATTGCTGCAGAAAAAGCAATATACAGACAGCGCAGTAGGCTATAACTATAACAACGATTGTCAATACGAACAGCAAGTGTATTGGTTGTTGCAGCTTATTTATTCTCATGGAAGTATTTATAAAAACAATATGACCAGTCAAACACAATAGCTTTATCTCAATAAAATTATGAATCAATTATGAAAAAATGATTTATTATAATATTAGTAAATAGTACAAATTTGTATAACTCTTTCAGTGGATTGGTTAATTAATGCTTTAAGATTAGCAAAAAAGAGGAGAAGACGGTGAAGCTGTCAAGCAAGGCTCAAGAGGAGCAACTCAAGGAAGTGGTTGCACATCTACGGCAAGTAAGAGAGGAAAGATCGATACGTATAGATGAACTAGCAGCTTATACGCGGATTCGTCCTGTTTTCTTACAAGCCCTAGAAGAGGGAAGATTTGAAGAATTACCCGAGCCTGTGTATGTTCAAGGGTTTGTCCGCCATTACGGTGATGCTATAGGATTGGATGGAACATCCATAGCACAAGACTTTGCTAGTATTTGTTCTCCTCCCCCAGAACCCAGCCAAGACGATGGGGAGTTAGATAAAAAATCAAATATATACATACCCCTAGCAGTACCATATATTTTGCTTTTAGTTGCGGCCTCCTTCGGACTTTTTTATATACTTAATCCTCCACGTTCATCTGAATCTTTCAGCCAAAAGAAAATTTCATCAAAAGTAGTCTCCGATCCATCTCCAAAAACATTCCCCGTCGCACAACAAACCGCTTCTCCCATCCCAACACCAAGGGGATCGCTCGCCCCAACTTCCAGAGCATCACAAACAGACGTAACCGCTACGACTAATGTTACCCCAACACCAACAGTTTCCTCAAGAGGAGCGATCGCCCCAACTCCCACAGCATCTCCTTCAGCAGAAGCAACTTCACCTGTAGAAGTCCAGATCGAACTTCAAGATGAATCATGGCTGCGAGTCCAAGTAGATGGCAAAACAGAATTCGAGGGAACTTTAACCAAGGGAGAACGAAAATCTTGGACAGCACAAAAAGAGTTAGTGATTCGTTCTGGTAATGCTGGCGCAGTCATGGTTTCTACAAACAACCAGCAACCAACACCATTAGGAAGTTTGGGTACTGTAAAGCAAGTGAAGTATACCTCAGAAGTAACTAATAGTCAATAGTTAGTTGTTAGTTGTTAGTTGTTAGTTGTTAGTTGTTGGTTGATAACTACTAACCACTAACCACCAACTAAATTTTCGGTTTGTGCTGATGCCAAGTTGTTGATTGTTCGTAGGCGTAGGCGACTTGAAAGAGTTGGTCTTCTCTGAGCACGTTTCCAATCAACTGTAGCCCAATTGGTAATCCATGACTATCAAAACCACAGGGAACACTGATACCCGGTAAACCTGCAAGATTAACAGGAATAGTCATCAAGTCAACCAAGTACATACTTAAGGGATCGGCAGTTTTTTCTCCAGCTTTAAATGCAGTACTGGGTGCTGTAGGACAAACTAACACGTCTACTTTTTCAAAGGCTTTTTCAAAATCTTGTTTGATGAGAGTGCGGACTTTTTGCGCTTTAAGATAGTAGGCGTCGTAATAACCAGCAGAAAGGGCATAAGTGCCAATCATAATCCGGCGCTTGACTTCTGCACCAAAACCAGTTGCACGGGTACGGGTGTACATCGACAGCAAATTTTCTGCATCAGGAGCACGGTAGCCATACTTCACTCCGTCGTAACGGGCTAAGTTTGCTGATGCTTCTGATGGAGCAATAATATAGTAACTGGGTAATCCATCTCGAAATCGAGGACAGGAAATTTCTTGAATTTCCGCCCCCAAAGCTTGCAGTTGTTCCAGCGCTTTATTAATGGCTTGTTCCACCTCAGAATCTAAACCTTCACCAAAGGTTTCTTTAATAACACCAATTCTGAGCTTTCCTTTAGGCAGTTCTGGTTTGAGGTTGACAGTGTAGTCAGGAATTTCTACTTTGAGACTGGTGGAGTCTTTGGGATCGTGTCCTGCGATCGCATTCAGTAAGATCGCAGCATCTTCTACCGTGCGTCCAAAGGGTCCTATTTGATCCAAAGACGACGCAAAAGCCACCAATCCATAACGAGAAACTAAACCATAAGTTGGTTTCATTCCTACAACGCCACAGAAAGAAGCTGGTTGTCTGATGGAACCACCCGTATCGGAACCTATAGACACAACACATTCTTCAGCTGCAACTGCAGCCGCCGAACCTCCAGAAGAACCCCCTGGAACTCGTGACAAATCCCAAGGATTAGCAGTGAGTTGGAAGGCGGAAGTTTCTGTGGAACCGCCCATGGCAAACTCATCTAAATTGGTTTTTCCTACCATAACTGCATCTGCATTCGCCAGTTTTTGTGTCACGGTTGACTCGTATGGCGGAACAAAGTTTTCCAAAATTCGGGAGGCGCAGGTGGTGGGAATGCCTTTGGTACACATATTGTCCTTAATACCAATAGGAATTCCTGCAAGAGTACTTATATTTTCTCCTGTAGCAATTTTAGCATCAACTTTCCGCGCTTGCAAGAGCGCAAGTTCTGCAGTCACGCACAAAAAACTGTGCAATTTCGGCTCCAACGCTTGAATGCGATCTAAAGCCTCTTGAGTAATTTCAACCGCAGAACGTTCTTTTTTGACTAGATGTGTATGCAACTCGCGGATGAATGCCATGATGACTCCTTTCTTACTCAAGTTCTTGATTTTAATACAGGATGCGGCTTTCTGCACACCGAGTGGGTTGAGTTGTGCGATCGCCCTTGGCGCAAGCTGTACCCAGCTTATCGCGAAGCGCAAGCCGCTCATAGTGCTTATCGCCTTTGGCGCAAGCTGTACCCAGCTTATCGCAAAAAAAAAGCCGCTCATAGTGCTTATCGCCCTTGGCGCAAACTGTACCCAGCTTATCGTTCTGCTAGTATGCGATACATTATATTTATTCGGTTATGTATTCCTCTAACCCCTACTCCCCACTCCCTACTCCCCACTCCCTACTTTAAAAAAATGGTTAAAATACTTACACGTAAATCTATAGGTAAACAAACTGTATACGACATTGGAGTTGAACGCGACCATAATTTTGTGATCAAAAATGGCTTAGTCGCATCCAATTGTTTCAATAAATCTCACTCAACGGCATACGGTTATGTGACATATCAAACTGCTTACTTGAAAGCCAATTATCCTTTGGAATATATGGCAGCACTGTTAACGGCTAACAGTGATGATACAGACAAGGTGCAGAAATATATCGCCACTTGTATGAGTATGGGTATTCAAATAGAACCCCCAGATATCAATCGTTCGGGTGTGGATTTTACTCCTTCAGGAGGAAAGATTTTATTTGGATTGTCAGCCGTTCGCAATGTGGGACAAAACGCAATAGCTGGTATTTTGGAAGCAAGAGAAGAGGAAGGCGAGTTTAAATCTTTAGCTAATTTTTGCGATCGCGTGGATTTGCGTGCTGTTAATCGACGCACTTTAGAAGCGCTGATTTCTTGTGGAGCTTTTGACAAAATGGACTCCAACCGCAACCAGCTTGTTCATGACCTTGAACTAATCTATGATTGGGCGCAATCCCGTGCTAGAGATAGAGCAACCGGACAGGGAAATCTCTTTGATTTATTGGGTAGTGGATTTTCTAACACAAGCACTAACAAAACTCCCAATGGTTTTGAATCAGCACCCAAAGCAAAACCCGTTCTTGATTTTCCTCCTCAAGAAAAATTGCGGATGGAAAAAGAACTTCTAGGTTTTTATGTATCAGACCATCCTTTAAAAGCTGTACGTCAAGCAGCAAGAGTTTTATCTCCGATTAACCTTTCACAACTTGGGGAACAAAAAGACGAATCTACAATTACCGCTATTGTCATGCTAAATGGTGTGAAAAAAGTCATGACAAAAAAAGGCGACCCGATGGCAATTTTGCAAATAGAAGATTTAACTGCACAGTCAGAAGCTGTAGTATTTCCTAAAATTTACGAGCGGATTAATTCATTACTTGCAGTAGATGTTAGGTTAATTATCTGGGGAAAATTAGACCGACGAGACGATCAATCTCAACTGATTGTGGAAGATGCAGAACCAGTAGAGACAGTACAGATGGTGATGGTAGAATTATCACCTTTGCAAGCAACGACTATTGAAGAGCAAGACCGTCTGAGAACAATTTTGTTGAATGCACAACTAGGGGAAAAAGAAAAAGCAAAAGTCCCAGTTATAGGAATTATACAAAGTGAAAATTCCCGTCATTATATACGTTTTGGACGTCAATTTTGGGTGCTAGATTCTAGAATAGCTGTTCATTCTCTTCAAAACGCTCGATTTACTGCCTACGTGCAGAATTTACAGTAATCAGTAATCAGTGACCAGTGACCAGGTGATTCAGTAAATTAACGGAGTCATTATAGAAGCTTATTAGTTTTTTTCATTACTTCTGCGGATGAGACTTTCCTAAAGTAAATGGTATATTTTTATGCTAGGAGGGTATGTGTAGAAGGAGGAAGGAGCTAAGGTTAGATGACCAGAGATGAGATTCATAAATTTGTTTTATATTGCAAAAAAATTCAACCTCAGCCCCAAGAAGATATCAAACGATTTTTTGAGGGTGTTGTCGGATTTCCATATGACAAAGAACTTTTATTACAGGCACATTTGTTTCTAAATATTAAACAGATATTTCCTTTATGTTATGAATTGTTATTATTTGAAAAATCTCCAATTGCAGACTATACGGATTTAGGCAAATGTGATTTTGTTTATCTTACATCATCAGAAAAAATCTTTATCCTTGAAACTAAATTTATTGACACTGCTGCAACAGGAGCAACAGAAAGAAAAAGAAGAAATAAGCACAGAAACAAAGTCTTTGAGCAGGTTATAACTTTAAAAAGTAGATTTAGCGAGTATTGGAATATTAACTTAGAACAATTAGAGTGTGGTGTTTTTACAACAGATCCAGAACTGGCTTGGCGGGGTAACGGTGTTAACGTTGTGACAAAAGCAGTATCTATAGATAAACTCGAGTCTTGGCGAATTAATTATAAGAAAAGTTTATTTGTAGAAGATGTGCGGGCTTCTCATTTGCGTATATAGTATTTCCATACTACAAAAGATAGCGATTTGCGGCTCAGTAAGGTACTGTTGTAAGGGCATTGAAGTGAAAACACTTTTAGTTATTGTTATTGGTTTCTTACCGTCCTTGTTCTCCCTGTGGTTAATGCGTAAATCTCAGGCTAGAACACGCTTGCAGTTTAGGCAAGTCGCTATAACTACCACAAGAAGACGGATACAGCAAAATAATATATCCGATCTGAGCGATCGCTACTACTTAGAAGGAGTCGGTTACCTTATTGGTGATATTAGTTGTCGCTATAATGCCCGTTCTGGTTATATCCGTTGTGCTGTCAATCCTGAAGGACCGTGTGAAGGTTGCCGTTATTATCAATCAAGTGGAGCAACTATTGATAAAAATTTTCAATAAATTTGACTGTAGACAATACTACTCGCGGAAATTAGAACCCCGGTTTCTTTAAGAAACCGGGGTTCTAACAGTTCTGACACCTCCTTAAGAAACCGGGGTTCTGACACCTCAATTATCGTTAACCGAGAAATATTGACTTCCTACTTCGCTTTAAGAGAATCTTTATCACTGTCAAGTACCCAAGAACACTATTTTTGTATTGTTACAAAACTAAATGTAATGATAAATCTCTCCCCATGTATAGACTTATCTTTAGAGGCTACGTGCTAGTGATATCAAGCTTTTAAACTCAAGGAATGCCATTTTTCTCCGTAGAGTTTTTATGTGTAAAACCAGACTTCGTTATCTATTACCCCAATAAGTATAAGTTAATTCAATCTTTATACCTAGATTTTCTGCCCCTTCTCGGTCAATACTAAGAGAATGTGAAGACCGTTTAACCTACATACAAAAAATATTTGGTATGTATGCATTCTCCTATTTGGTCGGAAAACTACTGGTGTGGCTACGTCGCTTCGCAGTGGTTGGATTTATTTGTCTGGTCTTGAGTTGGTCACTTCCGGCGCAAGCAGCCCGTATGAATCCACAACTAGAACAGCAGGTGTTGCAAATCATCCGAGAACATCCAGAAGCGATTGTTGAGTCAGTACAAGCATACCAACAAAAACAGCGATCGCAAATCCAGCAAGCACAGCAAGTGTTTGTACAACAAATGAGAACCGATCCTTTATCGGTTATCGGTCAATCTCCCACTACGGGATCTAAAGACTTAAAAATTTTGTTGGTTGAATTTTCAGATTTTGAGTGTCCCTACTGTGCTCAAGCACACAAAACCTTGAAGCAGTTTATGGTAAAACACCAGGATGAAGTCACCCTCGTGTACAAACATTTCCCCTTAACAAACGTTCATCCTCAAGCTGTACCAGCCGCAACAGCCGCCTGGGCAGCACAGCAACAAGGCAAATTCTGGGAATATCAGGATACACTCTTTAGCAATCAAAAACAACTGGGTGAACAATTCTACTTAGACACCGCAAAAAACCTAAATCTAGATCTGGAAAAGTTTAAAAGCGATCGCCTTCTCGCTAGTGCTGCTATTGAAAAAGATAGTCAGCTAGCCCAGATGTTGGGGCTTTCCGGTACTCCCTTCTTCATCATGAATGGAGAGGTTTTATCCGGTGCCATACAGCTTGGCGAAATAGAAGATCTATTAACTCGCGTTCGCAAAACTTAAGTAGATTATCGCATATTATTTTGTGTTACTTTATACACTTAAATAGTCTCTGCAAGATTCAGTATTAGCCCAGAATACCTGCTTTAAGTGGGTTCACGGTTTACGGTGTGTTGTTTCAAAGGTTACAAAGGTTGCATGTTGCAAGTTTTGTTTAAGTGCTCTACTAACCAAGTTTTATTCATTTGCTTGAGCAAAACATGGTGCATCCATTCAACCCAATTAACTCGTAGAACAGTAGTCGTGAGGTAATTAATGCGTCGCAATAGTTTAAGTGTGTTTTTCCCTATTGCCCTAATAGCTAGCTGCGGGTTTCCATTCATTACGTTCGAACCATCAGTAGCTAAGCCAAAACACTCAGCTTCCACAGTTGTTAGAGAAGAGAATTCTGTTGTAGCGGCACGTTCCGGTTATTTATCAACATTGGAAGTGCAGGTTATTGCCGAAATGAACAAAGTGCGGGCAAATCCGCAAGCTTATATTCCTGTCATGGAAAGTTACAGACAGCGCTTTCAAGGTAAAAAAGTCCAACTTTCCGATCGCGTTTTCTTGCTAACTCAGGAAGGAGTATCAGCCGTTGATGAAGCTCTGGATTTTTTGAGATCGGCTCGTCCCTTGAACCCTCTGATAATATCTAAGGGGATGTCTTTAGGCGCAAGAGATCACGTTCAAGATTCAGGACCAAGAGGTCATACAGGTCATCATGGTACTGATGGTAGCAATCCATCACTGCGAATAAATCGCTATGGTAACTGGGTTTCCACCGCCGGAGAAAACATCAGTTACGGTCCAAACACAGCTAGAGACATCGTTATGCAGCTAATCATTGACGATGGAGTTCCAGATCGCGGTCATAGAAAAAACATCTTTAATCCTAACTTTAGAGTGGCTGGTGTTGCTTATGGAATACACGCCAAATACAGAACCATGTGCGTAATCACCTACGCTGGTGGATACAAAGAAAAATAAGTTGAGAAATTCGTAATTCGTAATTCGTAATTCGTAATTATTAAATTAGTCATAAGAATTACGAATTATTTTGTTTGTTATGCGTTGGATACCGCTCTGGATACTAACACCTATTGCCCTGTTCGCTACATCCTGTGATTTCCTTTCTGAATACGAACCCCAGGAACCTACTAAAATTCCTCAAGAGGGTTCTGGTTCGCGTCCCGGTAGTCTTTCGCGCCTCGAACAACAAGTGATTGTGGAGATGAATAACGCGAGAACCAATCCCACTGCTTATGCTGCTGTGTTAGAAAATTACAGGCAGCGTTTTGAAGGCGATCGCGTCAGGCTTTCGAGTCGTGTCTATTTACAAACACAGGAAGGGGTAAAAGCAGTCGATGAAGCCATTGCTTTTCTCAAGTCAGTTCGTCCTGTAGGATCTCTTCGCGCTTCCAAAGGAATGTCATTAGCCGCACGAGATCATGTCAAAGACCAAGGACCTCAAGGTATTATCGGTCATAAAGGCAGTGACAAGAGCGATCCCTTTACTCGCCTCAATCGTTATGGAAAATGGCAATTGACTGCAGGGGAGAATATTAGTTACGGTTCCCACACAGCACAAGATATTGTGATGCAGTTAATTATTGATGATGGAGTACCAGATCGCGGTCATAGAATCAATATGTTTAACCCTGCTTTTAAGGTTGCAGGTGTTGCCTTTGGAATTCACTCTTTTTACAGGCAAATGTGTGTCATTACTTATGCGGGTGGATTTAAAGAGGTCAAGAGCTAATTGTAATACAATTTTGGATTTTAGATTTTGGATTTTGGATTGAGAAAGCCTTACCTAGGCTTTGTTCCATCCAAGTATCTGTCGCATTCTTGTTTCAAATTGGTATAAGAACTACTATTAGTCATTAGTAATTAACAATGTACTCAAAAGCTGCAAACCTTAACGTATACATTCAAGGTCAGGGTTTTCCAATCCTTTGTTTGCACGGTCATCCCGGTTCTGGATCGAGTCTTTCTGTGTTTAGCGATCGCTTATCAAAGCGTTTTCAAACTTTTGCTCCTGACTTGCGCGGTTATGGAAAAAGTCGCTACACTCAAGATTTTGAGATGCGCGACCATCTGCTCGATCTCGAAAACTTACTAGACCGCTATCAAATTAAAAAATGTTTGATCCTGGGGTGGTCTTTAGGTGGTATTCTGGCTTTGGAATTGGCGTTACGCTTACCCGAACGAGTGACAGGGCTGATACTAATAGCAACAGCTGCCAAGCCGAGAAGTAATCATCCTCCCGTTACTTGGCAAGAAAATCTTTATACGGGTGTTGCCGCGCTGCTTAGTTGTATAAAACATGACTTGCAGTGGAATATTGATATTTTTGGCAAGCGATCGCTCCTCCAGTATCTTATTAGGCAACACACTCCCACCGCCTATGGATACATAGCAAAATACGCAGTACCAGCTTATTTACAAACTTCATCTACAGCGACTCGCGCCTTGTATACTGCCATTAGAAGTGGTTACAACCGACTGACAGACTTGGAGCAAATCAAATGTCCAAGCTTAGTGCTTGCTGGCGCTCAAGACTGTCATATTACAGCTAACTCCAGTTTAGAAACATCTCAATTCCTCAAGAACTCCCAATGGCAGTGTTATTCCGATACGGCGCATCTGTTTCCTTGGGAAATACCCGACCAAGTCTTGAACGATATCGAGCTTTGGCTGGAAAAACATCCACAGATCGTAGCTAATGGCTAGTAGCTAATAGCTAATGGTTAATGGAGCAATTAGCCATTAGCCATTAGCCATTAGCTCTTAGCCTATTACATCTGACCGCTAAAGACAGGCTGAACTTTGCGGTCAATCCGTTCCCCCAAGTCGTCAGCTATAGTTAAATATTCTGGTTTACAACGTTTAACATTGATAGCGATTCCCTGAGCACCTTCTTGTTCCAAATCTTCTATATAACCTTTGATTGCGGTTTTTGCTTCAGTGGAACTCAGAAATGGCCCGAAATAGTAAGTGCAACGGGGGTTTTGTGTCACAACTTCGACCCACCAAGCCAAGCCAAAGCCTTGGAATACGTTAATCAACACTTCCTTAAAGTTTTGCCAAATAGTCTTCATGGTTTTCTCTGATTTTTAATTTGTTGCAGGGTTTAAATGAAATGGGATACAACAGATGATTGTTCTTTTTACATTTCTTTATACTCTGTTTACTCTTCTTTTTTCAAAGAAATTTTTCTAAATTATCGAACCTTGACAGTTGATTCATAACTGCTGTGTATATTTTTTATCAGCAGTTAGCACCTGAACCGTCATATCCTCTGTTAACTCTTAGCGCTTCCACGACCATTGATTCCCCCCTTTAATAGGGATGCATTTCCTGGTGTGAATTTTAATTCTAAATGCAGTGTATTCATCCAGCGTTGGCGGTATATTTCATACAACGCCATGCCTGCTGCTACTGAAGCATTGAGGCTCGGAGTTTTACCTTGTAGGGGTATTGACACTAAAAAGTCGCAGCAGCGCTGTGTCAAAATACCCAGACCCTCGCCTTCAGAGCCAACTACTAACACTGTAGGACCGCTAAAGTTAACTGTATGCATGGGTTTGCTTGCATTTGCAGCTGCTCCGTAAATCCAAAAGCCAGCTGCTTTTAGTTCTTCTAAAGCGCGATGCAAATTCACGACTCTCGCTACAGGAAAATTTTCTAAAGCACCCGCAGCGACTTTCATAACTGTTGAAGTGATTCCAACTGCCCTGCGTTGCGGGATCAATAACCCTTGCGCCCCAAGTGCTTCTGCAGATCGAATAATAGATCCTAAATTGTGGGGATCTTCAATTCCATCAGCAGCGACGATCACGGGATCGTTAACAGACTTAGCCCGTTCAATCAGATCGCTCAAATCGAGATATTCATGGGGAGCAATCTGTGCTGCTACTCCTTGGTGGTTGGCTGAAGAAGTGATTTGATCTAAGCGTTTTGGTTCTACTTCGTCAATAATAGTACCGTTTTCTTTTGCTCGTAAAACAAGCGAATGAAACCGATGGTCGTAGCGCAAGCGAGACACGATCCAAATGCGGTTGAGATTCCGCTCGTTTTCTAAAGCACTTAAGACCGGATGACGACCGTATATAAGATCTACATCTTCTTGGTCGCGTTGGTCGCGAATAGGTGCAATGAACTCAGAGACATTACGATTTTGTTTGGGAAGTGTGTTGGGAATGACTTTACCATCGGAGTTAGCGGTATTAGGAATAACTTTAGCTCCGGGCTTAGTGGAAGGGCGTCTCGATACGACACGCTTTCCCTTTTTTATCAAGGGTTGCCTGCTATTTATTTCACTGGAATTTTTGGTTGGTCTTGGTTTCTTCATCATAGGTAGGAATGGGTTCTAGCTCGTACAAATGGACATACTTATTGACATCAAATGACAGAACCAACACTATTAGTTTTCTGTCATTTGATTAATTTCTCATCACTTTTCCAGTTGAAGTTTTTGTAACAGTTCGGCTAGGCGCTGGAAATCGCTAAGATAGAGATAGCCAATTAAAGTTTCTAAACTTGTTGCCTGTTGGTATGTTTCGGGATCGAGCCGCTTGGGACGCCCTGTAGCAGCATTACGACCTTTGCGGACAATTTCTAACTCAGTACTCCTCAGATGAGGATAGAGAGATCGCAATATCTCAGCCTGCGTTTCTGCCCTGACCTGTGCCACCACCAAACGATGATATGCTTCTGGTCGTTGTGGTGGTAACAGAAAAAACATTCTAATATACAGTTCGTAAACTGCATCTCCCAAATAGGCTAAGGCCGTAGGAGAAACTTGTTGCAGTTGCACTTGTGAAATCTCTTGGAATAATCGCGATCTGGGTTCCCCCAACATTGGACACCAATCAGCACCCTGATTGGGAACTGAACTGGGTTCATCCTGTAGCTCTTCTTCCTGTGATGTCACAAATTCTCTTTTCCTTACAAACCTATATATGGGAAGCTTCCTGCGAGTAGACTTAACTTCATCTGCCAGCAGACTGCCGTGCAGCTTTACTTAAGCATAATAATGTTGAAAAATCAACTCACTAATTGTAACTTTTTTTTTCAATTTTTGGTTGCCATTTTATGCATGAGGTCTTTTCTTGAAAAATCTTGAAAAAGTCCAAGTCTGCATCCTGGGATCGCACGCTAATATCAACTTGAAAAAAGAATGCTATAGGATACTCAGGTGAGGTTAAGTCCATTTAAGGCTTTCTCAATCCAAAATCTAAAATGGTATAACATACTTCGAGCGGCTGAAATATCAAGCATTGAGATATGATACAAAGCCTTTATCAGCACAGTATAGCACATCAATTGCGAGCCCCGTGCTATCAATCGAACTTTTTTACATAATTTTTTGAATTAATTTACTTAAAAACTTAGCAAGATCTACAAAATCCCTTAATTTACGCCAATTCACAGCGACAGTGCCTTGCTCTAGTTTACAGAGTCATCTAAAAACCTCCGGGAGTGTGGAAAAGAGCGCAACTTTAGTTCGGGGAGGAAACACAACGCGGCAGATTTTAATCTGCGTCTATGCTCCATCACCGCCTTGGGGCTACTTGATACCGGGTAGTTTTGCGTTCTACTTTCGTCCAGGCATTTATGGACTGATACTGTTCGCCCTGTACGCATAATGGTTTTGCTCAATCATGGCCTTCCCGAGCGGGAGTAATGTTAGCGTCTCCCCTTGGGAGACGCTTCGCGAACGACTCTGTTCACATCCAGTACTTTCGCTTGTCAGCACTGACTTTAAACCATTACGTCAATTAAGCTGCTTCGTTTCAGAGCTTGGAACTAGCTACGCATCCCAAGGTGAGTTCTTTAACACTTAACGTGAACCCAGTAGTAAACTACTGATAGTCTGGTAAGCTTGGCTTCTTTCAGTTCGAGTCTGGTCGAAGCCCACGGCTTAAAGCCGTGGGTTGCTTACCTTAAATGTGTCCGAGCGTCAAGACTGTTTCACGTTCTCTAGAGCCGCATCTACTGATGATTGCAGGGCTAGAAACTTCTCTAGGCGAACAAGCTTGACTGTTTGAGTGACACGGGCGTTTGTGACAATTTGCAAGGTACCTTCAGAACCTTGAGCCTGCTTAGCTAACTGCACCAAAGCACCCAACCCGGAACTGTCAACAAAATCAATTTGAGACAGATCCAGAATAATGTGCTTTGGTCCTTCTTCTATCTTGCTACCAAGCACCTTGCGAAACGTCGGTTCGGAAAAGGCGTCTAACAAACCTGTGAGGCGGAATAGCTGACAGTTATCTCGAACTTCACGAGTGCCTCTCAGGCTTACGGTTAGATTAAGTGGCTCAGCAATAATTCCCTCCTCATAGTTATGGTGAACGCTCCAGTATAGATAGTTTTAGTATATGTTGTCTATGACCTATTGGCAGAAAGGGAGTAGAGATTAGGGGTTAGGGGTTAGGGGTTAGGGGTTCAAAATAATTCTCTACTCCCTACTCCCTACTCCCTACTCCCTACTCCCTCAACGAGACAATCGCATTTGTTGTACAAATTGCTCAAATAAATAATCGGCATCGTGAGGACCGGGGCTAGCTTCTGGATGGTACTGTACTGAGAATATAGGCAAAGATT
This genomic interval from Scytonema hofmannii PCC 7110 contains the following:
- a CDS encoding alpha/beta hydrolase is translated as MRINKLQQPIHLLFVLTIVVIVIAYCAVCILLFLQQSRFIFFPSSIIETTPEVFNLNYEEVWLPVRDSSSKVQRIHGWWLPSSQPDDKVLLYFHGNSLNIGANVFRAHQFHQLGFSVFLFDYRGYGRSEGSFPSEVQIYQDAATAWEYLVSQRKISPNKIFLYGHSLGGAVAIDLAVKHPEAAGLIVEGSFTSIRKMIAHRNNFWMLPVNLILKQRFDSIVKVPNLKIPVLFIHGTADEVVPPFMSKNLYEATPEPKNLVLLPGGRHNDLAEIVPSVYYQAVQSFVKHVQERNSSQFILE
- a CDS encoding helix-turn-helix domain-containing protein, coding for MKLSSKAQEEQLKEVVAHLRQVREERSIRIDELAAYTRIRPVFLQALEEGRFEELPEPVYVQGFVRHYGDAIGLDGTSIAQDFASICSPPPEPSQDDGELDKKSNIYIPLAVPYILLLVAASFGLFYILNPPRSSESFSQKKISSKVVSDPSPKTFPVAQQTASPIPTPRGSLAPTSRASQTDVTATTNVTPTPTVSSRGAIAPTPTASPSAEATSPVEVQIELQDESWLRVQVDGKTEFEGTLTKGERKSWTAQKELVIRSGNAGAVMVSTNNQQPTPLGSLGTVKQVKYTSEVTNSQ
- the gatA gene encoding Asp-tRNA(Asn)/Glu-tRNA(Gln) amidotransferase subunit GatA, whose amino-acid sequence is MAFIRELHTHLVKKERSAVEITQEALDRIQALEPKLHSFLCVTAELALLQARKVDAKIATGENISTLAGIPIGIKDNMCTKGIPTTCASRILENFVPPYESTVTQKLANADAVMVGKTNLDEFAMGGSTETSAFQLTANPWDLSRVPGGSSGGSAAAVAAEECVVSIGSDTGGSIRQPASFCGVVGMKPTYGLVSRYGLVAFASSLDQIGPFGRTVEDAAILLNAIAGHDPKDSTSLKVEIPDYTVNLKPELPKGKLRIGVIKETFGEGLDSEVEQAINKALEQLQALGAEIQEISCPRFRDGLPSYYIIAPSEASANLARYDGVKYGYRAPDAENLLSMYTRTRATGFGAEVKRRIMIGTYALSAGYYDAYYLKAQKVRTLIKQDFEKAFEKVDVLVCPTAPSTAFKAGEKTADPLSMYLVDLMTIPVNLAGLPGISVPCGFDSHGLPIGLQLIGNVLREDQLFQVAYAYEQSTTWHQHKPKI
- a CDS encoding OB-fold nucleic acid binding domain-containing protein; translation: MVKILTRKSIGKQTVYDIGVERDHNFVIKNGLVASNCFNKSHSTAYGYVTYQTAYLKANYPLEYMAALLTANSDDTDKVQKYIATCMSMGIQIEPPDINRSGVDFTPSGGKILFGLSAVRNVGQNAIAGILEAREEEGEFKSLANFCDRVDLRAVNRRTLEALISCGAFDKMDSNRNQLVHDLELIYDWAQSRARDRATGQGNLFDLLGSGFSNTSTNKTPNGFESAPKAKPVLDFPPQEKLRMEKELLGFYVSDHPLKAVRQAARVLSPINLSQLGEQKDESTITAIVMLNGVKKVMTKKGDPMAILQIEDLTAQSEAVVFPKIYERINSLLAVDVRLIIWGKLDRRDDQSQLIVEDAEPVETVQMVMVELSPLQATTIEEQDRLRTILLNAQLGEKEKAKVPVIGIIQSENSRHYIRFGRQFWVLDSRIAVHSLQNARFTAYVQNLQ
- a CDS encoding DUF6464 family protein, translated to MKTLLVIVIGFLPSLFSLWLMRKSQARTRLQFRQVAITTTRRRIQQNNISDLSDRYYLEGVGYLIGDISCRYNARSGYIRCAVNPEGPCEGCRYYQSSGATIDKNFQ
- a CDS encoding DsbA family protein, with product MYAFSYLVGKLLVWLRRFAVVGFICLVLSWSLPAQAARMNPQLEQQVLQIIREHPEAIVESVQAYQQKQRSQIQQAQQVFVQQMRTDPLSVIGQSPTTGSKDLKILLVEFSDFECPYCAQAHKTLKQFMVKHQDEVTLVYKHFPLTNVHPQAVPAATAAWAAQQQGKFWEYQDTLFSNQKQLGEQFYLDTAKNLNLDLEKFKSDRLLASAAIEKDSQLAQMLGLSGTPFFIMNGEVLSGAIQLGEIEDLLTRVRKT